Proteins encoded by one window of Lathyrus oleraceus cultivar Zhongwan6 chromosome 1, CAAS_Psat_ZW6_1.0, whole genome shotgun sequence:
- the LOC127125739 gene encoding 5-methyltetrahydropteroyltriglutamate--homocysteine methyltransferase 1, with product MASHIVGYPRMGPKRELKFALESFWDKKSSAEDLEKVAADLRAAIWKQMASAGIKYIPSNTFAYYDQVLNTTAMLGAVPPRYGWTGGEIGFDTYFSMGRGNASVPAMEMTKWFDTNYHFIVPELGPDMKFTYASHKAVNEYKEAKALGVDTVPVLVGPVTYLLLSKPANGVDPSFDLLTLLPKVIAVYKEVVEDLKAAGASWIQFDEPTLVLDLEPHKLHAFTAAYSDLASTLSGLNVLVETYFADIPADAYKTLTSLPGVTAFGVDLVRGGKTLDLIKGGFPSGKYLFAGVVDGRNIWANDLTASLIILNGLEDVVGKDKLVVSTSCSLLHTAVDLVNETKLDNEIKSWLAFAAQKVVEVNALANALAGQKDEAFFSSNSAALASRKSSPRVTNEGVQKAAAALKGCDHRRATNVSTRLDAQQKKLNLPVLPTTTIGSFPQTPELRRVRREYKATKISEEEYVTAIKEEIRKVVELQEQLDIDVLVHGEPERNDMVEYFGEQLSGFAFTVNGWVQSYGSRCVKPPIIYGDVSRPKQMTVFWSSTAQSMTKRPMKGMLTGPVTILNWSFVRNDQPRSETCYQIALAIKDEVEDLEKAGITVIQIDEAALREGLPLRKAAQAQYLDWAVHSFRITNVGVQDTTQIHTHMCYSHFNDIIHSIIDMDADVITIENSRSDEKLLRVFRDGVKYGAGIGPGVYDIHSPRIPPTEEIADRMNKMLAVLETNILWVNPDCGLKTRKYTEVNPALTNMVAATKLIRNQLASGK from the exons ATGGCATCACACATTGTTGGATATCCTCGCATGGGCCCCAAGAGAGAGCTCAAGTTCGCCCTCGAGTCATTCTGGGATAAGAAGAGCAGCGCCGAGGATTTGGAGAAGGTGGCTGCTGATCTCAGGGCAGCTATCTGGAAACAGATGGCTAGTGCCGGGATCAAGTACATCCCTAGCAACACTTTCGCATATTATGATCAGGTGCTCAATACCACTGCCATGCTTGGCGCCGTTCCACCAAGATACGGATGGACTGGCGGTGAGATTGGATTTGATACATACTTCTCTATGGGCAGAGGTAATGCATCTGTGCCTGCCATGGAGATGACTAAGTGGTTTGATACCAACTA CCACTTCATTGTCCCCGAATTGGGACCTGATATGAAGTTCACTTATGCTTCTCACAAGGCCGTGAATGAATACAAGGAAGCCAAGGCG CTTGGAGTAGATACAGTTCCCGTCCTCGTTGGTCCAGTAACATACTTGTTGCTATCCAAGCCGGCTAATGGTGTCGATCCATCCTTTGATCTTCTTACACTCCTCCCTAAAGTCATTGCTGTCTACAA GGAAGTTGTGGAGGATCTTAAGGCAGCTGGTGCTTCATGGATTCAATTTGACGAGCCTACCCTTGTCTTAGACCTTGAACCTCACAAGTTGCATGCATTTACTGCTGCATACTCAGATCTTGCTTCCACTTTATCTGGTTTAAATGTTCTCGTTGAGACCTACTTTGCAGATATTCCTGCTGACGCATACAAGACCCTCACAAGTCTGCCCGGTGTCACAGCATTCGGAGTTGATTTAGTCCGTGGTGGTAAGACTCTTGATTTGATCAAGGGTGGATTTCCTAGTGGAAAATACTTGTTCGCTGGAGTCGTTGACGGAAGGAACATTTGGGCTAATGATCTTACTGCTTCTCTGATTATATTAAACGGGCTGGAGGACGTTGTCGGAAAAG ATAAACTAGTTGTGTCAACCTCTTGTTCACTTCTCCACACTGCTGTTGATCTTGTTAACGAAACCAAGTTGGATAATGAGATTAAATCATGGCTAGCTTTTGCTGCCCAAAAAGTTGTTGAAGTAAATGCATTGGCCAATGCATTGGCTGGTCAAAAAGACGAGGCCTTCTTCTCTTCTAATTCCGCAGCTCTGGCTTCAAGAAAATCCTCTCCAAGAGTGACTAATGAGGGTGTTCAGAAGGCT GCTGCTGCATTGAAGGGTTGTGACCATCGCCGTGCAACAAACGTCAGCACCAGACTCGACGCACAACAAAAGAAGCTCAACCTTCCTGTCCTTCCAACCACTACCATTGGATCCTTCCCTCAGACCCCTGAGTTGAGGAGAGTGCGACGTGAATACAAGGCAACCAA GATCTCAGAGGAAGAGTATGTTACTGCAATTAAAGAGGAAATCCGTAAAGTCGTTGAACTCCAAGAACAGCTTGACATTGACGTCCTTGTACACGGAGAGCCTGAG AGAAATGATATGGTTGAGTACTTTGGTGAGCAGTTGTCTGGCTTTGCCTTCACTGTTAATGGTTGGGTGCAATCTTATGGATCTCGGTGTGTGAAGCCACCAATCATCTACGGTGATGTGAGCCGTCCAAAACAAATGACTGTCTTCTGGTCATCTACTGCTCAGAGCATGACCAAGCGCCCAATGAAGGGAATGCTTACCGGCCCCGTCACCATTCTCAACTGGTCCTTTGTTCGAAATGACCAGCCTAG ATCCGAGACTTGCTATCAGATTGCTTTGGCTATCAAGGATGAAGTAGAAGACCTTGAAAAAGCCGGTATCACTGTTATCCAAATCGACGAGGCTGCTTTGAGAGAAGGGCTACCATTGAGGAAAGCGGCACAAGCTCAATACTTGGACTGGGCTGTCCATTCCTTCAGGATCACCAATGTCGGCGTGCAGGATACCACTCAGATCCATACACACATGTGCTACTCTCACTTCAATGATATCATCCACTCAATCATTGACATGGATGCTGATGTGATCACCATTGAGAATTCTCGTTCTGACGAAAAGCTCCTAAGGGTGTTCCGCGACGGAGTTAAGTATGGAGCTGGAATCGGCCCTGGAGTTTACGACATTCACTCCCCAAGAATACCACCAACAGAAGAAATTGCTGATAGGATGAACAAGATGCTTGCAGTGCTTGAGACAAACATTTTGTGGGTCAACCCTGATTGTGGTCTCAAAACTCGCAAGTACACCGAGGTGAATCCAGCCCTCACAAACATGGTTGCGGCCACAAAACTCATCCGCAACCAGCTTGCAAGTGGCAAGTAA